In Thermococcus sp., the sequence CGGATATCGGCCTCGACGACCCCGCGACGGTTGATGGGGACATTGAAGGACGTGCAACGTTCAGAATCATCTCGGTAAGGCCGCTCAAAGTGATACCCGCGAAACCCACTGAATACTGGGGCTACAGAGTCCATCTCACAAAGAAGCCTCTGGCGAAAACACTTAAAAAGGCCAGGCTGGATTTGGTCATCGCGACCTCGCGCAAGGGTCGCGACGTTCGAGAGGTGAAGCTTCCCCCGCTGGAGGGGGAGGTCGGATTCGTCTTTGGCTCACCGAGGAAGGGCGTGATCGAGCTCCTCGGCGAGGAGGATTATAACTTTGATCTAATCCTCAACACCATTCCAAATCAGCGGACGGCCACAGTCCGCACCGAGGAGGCCGTGCTGGCCACACTCGCTGTGTTTAATCTCATAAGGAGGGATTGAGATGGGAAAAATACACAGGCCAAGGAGAGGTTCACTGGCTTACTCCCCAAGAAAGAGGGCTAAGAGTATAGTCCCAAGAATCAAGAGGTGGCCGCAGGACACTGAGGTTAGGATGCTGGGCTTCGCCGGTTACA encodes:
- a CDS encoding putative RNA uridine N3 methyltransferase; translated protein: MAWHVFIPDSLLEESDDPKIRTYKIGQIARACSIFGVEHIWVYRAGGGDGRFIKTVLEYAEAPQYLRKRLFPLMPELKYVGVIPPLRTPHHKLKEKPKIGEIREGFAFRKGRRIYADIGLDDPATVDGDIEGRATFRIISVRPLKVIPAKPTEYWGYRVHLTKKPLAKTLKKARLDLVIATSRKGRDVREVKLPPLEGEVGFVFGSPRKGVIELLGEEDYNFDLILNTIPNQRTATVRTEEAVLATLAVFNLIRRD